TGCTTCACTGCTTGAACTGCTGCATCGGCATTCACAAGTCCTCTACCAAAGAAATATTGTTGTTCTTTAACTGAAGAAGATACTCCACCTTGTTTTTGCTGAGAAAGATATAGTTTGGCATCTTCCTCAGTAATGTTCAGCCCTTGATAACTAGCTGTAGATTTGAGAATATTAACTAATCGTTCTCGGCTAATTTCTCTATTTTCCCCTTTCATTAATGCCACTACCCCTGCCACTGCTGGCGAAGAAAAGGAAGTACCTTGCACCCACCAATATCTACCTCTCGGATCAACTACAGCAGACCAACGAGATTTGGGATTTGGTATACCTTGCCAGAAGGCATCCAGCCAAGTGCCGCCTGTGGTGGGAATTCCACCCAACAATCCCGGTGTATCTAGGTCGCCTCCGGGTGCAACTACGTCTAATCCTTTGCCGTAATTACTGTAAGGCGCACGATTACCCACAATATTGGTTGCGCCAACTGCAACTACTCCTGTGTATGCAGCCGGGAATGATACCTGACTGGAGTTTTCGTTGCCAGCAGCAGCGACAATTACGAGTTTAGGATTCGCTTTGAGAACATCAGCGATCGCTTCTTCTTCTCCCTGGGTTGGTAGGGTAGAACCTAAGCTGAGATTAATGATATCAGCACCGCGATCGGCTGCATAGCCAATGGCTTCTATGTAAGCTGAAGGAACATAACTCCCATTCAACCCGAATATTCGCACAGGTAAAATTTTAGCATTGGGAGCTACACCTACTATTCCTTGACTATCTTTAGGTTTAGCCGCAATTGTGCCACTCACATAAGTACCGTGAAATTCTCCACCGACTTTATAAGTGCGAAAAACGTAACGCAGAACATCAGCAATTTGTTCAAGAGAGTAATCTGGGTTTTGTTGCTTCACCTCCAGCGCTTCTTGCGGATATTGCTGGATTAATTTGGCGTCAGATAATTGGAAGGTATCCTGAAATTTTGACCCAAGGCTAGCGAGTTCTGTAGGATTGATGCGAGTATCCGCATCACCGTTGTTGCAAGGGTCGGTGCTATCACCACCAGCAGAAAAATCCCACCCGTGAACTTCCCCTGGACATTTATCAGCAGCTTTCACGGTGTACAAATTATCTGCCAAATCGGGATGATCCCACTGTATGAGGCTATCTATAACTGCGACGACGACACCTCGTCCCCCATTGCTACGTTTCCAGGCATCTGTGACGCGGATATCTGTGCGAGAAACAGCAGATTTTGTGGCTGCACTTGGCTGTTGTAAGCAGGTTTGCAGTGATTCCCAGTCTGATATTGATTGTTGCAGACATTGTTTTAAGGGTAAGCTGTCGAGATGCCATGCTAATCCCAGTAAATTTGTTTTCGGAGAAATACTTCTGCGGGATTGATTACTAGCAAAACTCTTACCCAGTCCCCCATCCCTAGTCCCCAGTCGCCAGTCCCCAGTCTCAGTAATCGATTGGATGAAGTTGGGTGCAGCGGAACTCACACCTTTGACACTGTTTAGCTGGTTGGCAATACTGAGAACTTTTGCAGCATCAGTAGATGTAGATTTGACGAGATAGCGATCGCGATTAAAACGCAAGGGACGCACGACTGCTAAATTGTTTTGCTGTAAGATAGTCTGTCTCTGACTTTCAGAGATTTTTGGCTCAAAGCTGACAATAATTTCATTGGGTATAACAATGATTTCTTGGCGTTGGCTGCGACTCAACACTGGTAAGGTTGTTTGCACATAGGGTTGCTGTTGAATACGTTGCTGCAAAGCTTCCCCAGTTCCTTTTGGCAGACTCACCAGTGCATAGTTCTCACCGAGAGGACTGACTTTCGGCGGATTAGTGCCGCGAATGCCACCCTGTAAAGCTTGTTGGAGTTGCAGGTAAAGAGGTTGACCGCCAAGACGACGGGTAGCCACCTTTTTAAAAGCAACTGCGATCGCATCCTGCCGTTGATTTAAAGGAATGCGTTGTCCTTTATAAAGGTAAAATAAATTACCATTTTCTTGAGTTTGAGCGATAGCTGTAACCTGTGGTGGGATGGAAAACAGACCCAAGCTAGACCAAACAAAACCAGTGAGTAAGATCCCAGATGTAATGCTGCGTTTCATAAGTGTTAGTAAATTTACGAATATATATCTCCTATCGGTGGAAGGATATGCAAAATTCAGTTTTTTGATAAGTCACCATCTTTGTAGAGACGGCGATTTATCGCGTCTCCCATCTAAGATTTATCGCGTCTCCCATCTAAGATTTATCGCGTCTCTACAAAGAGACCGATTGGATTGTTCACGATTACCCAATCAAGGTAAATGCAGCCCAATTTAAGGGTTCGGGATATTTTAGCATTGTTGTGTTTGCTTGCGGCATTCGTTGTGCAACTGTGCTTTCTGTAGTGGTATAGCCTATGAGTGCTTCGGTGTTAAAAAGACGCGCGATCGCTTTTTCAAGACTATGCTTATACGAGGACACAGAGAAAATAAATTTAGTCGATTAAACCAGCTTCTCTAGCTCGAATTTGAGTTATTATTCGGAGATTTTTCCCTTGATTTTTTAATTCTTCGCCATCAATACCCAAAGCGTTTTGTAATTTATCCCAGTAGTGACGCACCATGCGTTCAGATACACTGATACGTTGAGCGATCGCTTTATCTTGTAATCCTTCTTGAAAGGCTAGAGTTAGAAGATTATGCCACTCTGGTTTTAATTCTAATTCCGCGTAAATTTCTTTAATCTCTTTTGTATGAGTTAATCCCTGTAATGCCCAATCAACTCTAGCTAGCATTTCCTTAGTCGAAAGAGTTTTATCAGCGACTGTAAAACCTCCTGTATGGGCATCAATCTCAGGAATAATCCGCACCACTGACTTAATATGAGCGCTATGAACAATAATATTCAGATTAGGATAATTCTCCATTAAATTTCTGAGGAGTTGTATACCCGCATTAGTTGATGCCATTACTCCAGGTTTTTCTGGTATGTAAATATCAATAACAACGAGATCCGGTTGGGAAATAGTTAATTGATGAAGAGCATTTTCGGCAGTTTGAGCAGTGAGAATTGTAGCGTTTGGGTACTGAGAATGTAGCACCTCGATTGTTCCACCTAGACATATCTCGTGACAATCTATTAAAAAGATTTGAACTGATGTCTCTTTTGGTAAAGCTTGGTTCATTTTTGCTAACTCTCATTTCAATACTTTTTAAAATTAGTGTCAGTTTAGGCAGTTATAATTACTTGTAATTCATATTTGTCACTGCTTTATTTCCACTCCCTAAAGAACACTCTCTTATGAATTTCGTACGCTATTATGAATGACAAAGTGCAAGGAGAACATAGAGAATAATTAATAACTCTAGACTTAGCACTTTCAAGACAAGAGACAGTGATGCTTATCAAAGCAACTTTTAACTGTTTAGTTATTTTTGCGGTGCTGTACTGAAGCGATACCTTAATGAGTTGTGGAGTTATCGCTCTGTAGTGATTGTGTACTGCACAGCTTATTAGAAATCTCTTGGCGAATTTGATTTAACTCAGGTTTTGGTACAGAGTAAATTTGTTGCAAGACATCTGACCATAATTGATTTTTGGCAAAGTAATTAGCTTTGGCAAGGGCGATCGCTTCGGTATGTTCTCCTTTGGCTTTAAGTTGATTTTCTAGAGTCTGCAATTCTGCACTAATGCGATCGCGTTGTTGCGCCTCCATCACCTGAAACGGAATGAACATAGATGAGTTGACTACCCATGCATAAACTTGTCCTGGTTGCAGTAGTTGACCTGTATAAGTTATGTTCTGAGTTTCTGTTGTCACCGCTTGGCTCCAAATATCTTTATTGCTACCTTGAGTACGTAGTGCTATTTTTTGCACCCGACCTTGCCAAAGAAATAAGGGGCGATCGCTCCAGACAATTCTGGTTTTATTGGGTTTGTCTGGAGAAATCATGCAAATATCACCACGAGAACCACCTTTGCGCGGTTCTACAGGAGGTTTTTTAGTATTAAATAGAACTTCTGCAATACTTGCCCAAGAAAATCTTTGTTGTGTTGGAGTTTTTTTAGTGTTAACTGCTTGATTAGCTAAGACAGCCGAAGTACTGATAGTTAGGGCTGATAAAATTGAAGTAGAGAGTATAAATTTATTCATCAATTTTTCTTCTCAGAACAGTAAGTAGAACATAAAACCATAATGTTATGGATGGTAAAAACCAAGGTAAAAGTACTGCACTTGCTGAAATATAAACTTGTAAACTAAGCAGTCCATAAATCCCTGTGATGAGTATTGGTAGTACCAGTAACTGCCAGCGTTTGTACTTGTTTATATGTATCCATAAATACAAATTTTTTCCTAAAAATATTGCTACACCAATCACCCATAAGTCGGGAATCGGTATAACTAATCTCTGTGTTAAGAAGTGATGGATTATGTAAGCATGATATTCACCGCCTGTAAAAACTGTGCTGTTATTAGCTGGTTGCTCTTGAGAGCGCCAGTATTTAATACCAAGTGGTGACTCCGAATCTCGGAAATTATCATCACCTTCTTTGACAATTCCAGCTTCGTAATATCCTCCGGGTGCAATAATCACAATTTGCTGCTGTAAATTTACAGCAGCAGCTTGATTTTCTAGTAGTTGCCAAGCGGGGATGGAATGGTATACCTGATGAGGAGGAATGGAAAAGTCAATGATGGGATGCAACCAAGTTTGCTGGATTTGATAACTCAAGACTGTAATTAATTGCAGATGCGTTCGCTTTGATGTCAAGATGGTTTGAGCATCTTTGTGACTATGGTTAAAAAAATCACTAATCTGTTGAAATAAGTCAGTTTTGCTGTCTAATCTTGGCTGTGGCGCGTTAGGGATTTGCTGCAATTGATGCGTTAGAGCTAATAAACCAGCAAAATGCCAAGGCTGAGATTGAAAATTATCATGGGGTAACAGTTCCATATACCAAGGATAATTATCAATTTCGCCTTCTAAACTCCAATGCAGACTAGCAATTTCAGGTAGCACTCTTAACCAGACATTATCGTTGTAAGTTCCTGCAAATACGAACCATGTGGGATTGGACAAAGAGGCTATAGCAGTTTGAATAGATTTAGCAAGGATGCGATCGCTTTGTGGTTGAGGTCGATCCATTAGATAATCAATACCAATTACTCTAGCGTTGTCAGCTTTGAGCCGATTAACTAAACTTCCTAGATACTTGCGATCCATTGGTTTAGGGTTAGAGATATTTGCTTTTCTAATCGACTCTTCATCGATTTGCACCAAGAGGACTGGTGGCGGATTTGTCGCAGGTGCAACTTGTCTTGTAATTTGACGATAGATAGCTTGTGTTAATATACGTCGCTGTAATAAAAAGCTCTGTACTGGTAGTAATAAACTAATTACTAATAAAGCTGAAACTGCGATCGCTTCTTGACGACTGGGTTTAAAACTATTGAGAAATTGCTTAAATCCAAGTGGTTTTAGCCGAAATAATTCTGCTTCTGGATGACGAAATAGAGAGGGAATTAAATAAGCGCTAGGATAAGTAAGATTCTTTTCTAACTTGAGATATTTCGAGGCTGCTAATAATGATGTGTGAACATCTTCGTATTGAGATAATGCTTGCAAAAATCGCAGAAAAAATTCTTCCGCAACGCAATTATGAATTGGTTCTCGCATTACTGCAACTTGACTTATACCCAAGTCAATAAGTTTATTAGCAATACTCAACCCTTTACAAGAATTAAAAATCGCAACTTGTAATCCTCTTGATTTGGCAATAGTTAATGATTGCTCTATCTCACTAACTAACAAAGCTACCTTCGGAGCGATCGCAATTTCTCCTCCGGTTAAATTTGTTTCATTACTGTGACCAGCAAAAAATAAAATATCCCAACCTAAATCTGAGGAGATCGCATTCACAATTTTAGTTTTTAATTCACTAATACTTTCCCCTGGTTGCCAACCTACAAAAGTAACTTCAGCTAGAGATGTGAGGGAACCTATAGCTTTCTTTTCTGCTTGAAAGTCTAAACCACTATCATCTCCTAAAATCGCTAGAATCCTGGCTTTACGTAAATCACGACGATTAAAATTAGTTACTGTTTCTCGCCTATTTGTCGGTGTACGAACAATGCGAATTTTACGAGCATCTAGAGCAAATTCTATGCCAATTTCCCAGACTTCCCACGGTAATCGCGCTAATTCTAAAGGATTACAACTGAGAAAGACATCAATATAGGGCGTTTTTATTGTATTGGTTGCTTGAGCGATCGCTGCACGAATTTCATATAATTCTGCACTGCGTAACCAATGATGAAATTCAGATAAAAGTTGTGCTTCTGCTTGTACTAATTTCGCGTGCCAATCAACAGGAGGCGTAGTCAAACTGCCAATTTCTTCTACTCTGCCTCGCAGGGCTGTGTTATAAAAACGTAAATAAACACGCTGCCATTCTTGGTATAGTGCAGTGAGATTTTCAGGATAGGCAAATGTAACACCAATGTTCTGCCCAGTACCCCAAGATAAATCAAATAAACATTTTTTATCTAGCTGTTGAACTTTTAGGTAAAAAGCTGAAACATTCATAATAAATATAAAAAATTTATAAAAAATTTATAGATATAAAATTTCTAGCGATTTTTAGTCATCAGATGCAAGAAACAAAGAAATTACTTCCATAAATATAAATAGCATTACTTAGACTCACCAATTAAAGTAAATGCCGCCCAATAAGCTGGATTGGGGTATTTTTTCATAGTATTTAACATAGTGCTTCTTAATACCGCAGCTTTATCAAGATTTCGCGGCCACTGTTGATAAAATTCAGTCATGAATTCTGATGTTGGTGAATCTGAAACCGACCATAATGAGACAATCACACTCGGCGCACCAGCAATAATCAAAGAACGAGAAAGTCCAATTACACCATCACCAGTGATTTTGCCTCTGCCGGTATCGCAAGCGCTGAGAACAACTAATTCAGCATTAATTTTTAAATCGACAATTTCTTCTGGTTTGAGTAAACCATCATCTTGAGGTGAGGGAGCAAAAGCAATCGCATTTGGTATACTCTTATCAGAATCATCTAACAATCCATGCGTTGCCAGATGAATAATCTTGGCAGATGATAATTTTTGTTTAAAAGCTGCTTTTGTGGCATCTTTGCCAGTGATAGGTTTAGTCTTAAATAAACCAGCAATTGTTACCGCTTCCTTTTGTGCGCCTGCTAATGCTGGAAGTTGCACAGGTGGAATACCCACTTTAGGCATTGTCGGATTGCCTATAACTAATACATCTTTACCTGTCACCCTTTGGCGTTGCTGACGTGTCAGGTCTAATACTTGAATTGCTGGTGCAGTTAAAATAGTATGTTTTTCAATCAGGTATTTGCCGTCTTTATCTTGCAGTGCCACGAACGGAACTAAAAACAGCGATTCATGGGGGATAAAGATAACGTGTTCATCTGGGTTTGCCGGGAGAAAAGATGCGATCGGTTCAATTAATACCTGATACAATTTTTCTAAGTTTTGCTTTTGAATTGGTTTACCTGTAGGTTTGATGTTTATACCCCCGCGACCTCCAACACCTATAGATACACGGCTTCTATTCACAAGGTCTGTTAGTGATATATCTAAGGATTTGAGGTCTACTTGCTTAAATGCAATTTCACCAGTTGGTTTGATAACCCAAATATAAAGTTTTGATTGAAGCCATTCTTCTTTTTCTTGAACTTTAAATGGCTCATAAATAATTGAATATTCGACTAGGGTAGCATTTTGTGCTTTAGCAATTTGTTTAACTTGCTCAATGGTAGGTGGTTTGATAGTTTGTGTATTGCCAGGGTTTTCGGATATCTTTGAAGCTAATAACTCTACTAAAGCTCTAGCTCTACCTCGTTCAGCAATTTCTAATGCTGTATTAGTTTTATTTTGACCAATTAAAGCTTTTTGTAGAAAACGGTAAGTTTGAGCTTGTGTTTCAAAAATAGATATTTTTTGGTCATCAGCTAATTCTCGTGTTCGCAAAGATTCCAAAACCTCAATAGCAGCAAATAGAGTTTTTTCCGCATCAGCATACTGTCCTTGACTGTTGTAAACTGTCCCAATATTGTTGAGAGTTCTTCCTTCCCCCTCGGTGTCGCCGATTTGTTTGATAATGGCTAAAGCTTGCTGATAGTACTCTAAGGCTTTGCCATACTGTCCGAGACTGCGGTAAATTTCCCCAATATTATTGAGAGCAGTAGCTTTCCCTGCTGTATCACCTATTTGTTTGCGAATGGCTAAGGCTTGCTGATAGTAATCTAAAGCTTTGCCATACTGTCCTTGACTGTTGTAAACTGCACCAATACTGTTGAGAGCATTCCCTACACCTGCGGTGTCACCGATTTGTTTGGCAATGACTAAGGCTTGCTGATAATACACTAAGGCTGTGTCATACTGTCTTTGACTGTTGTAAACTGCCCCAATATTGTTGAAAGTTCCCCCTACACCTGCTGCATCACCAATTTGTTTGCGAATGGTTAAGGCTTGCTGGTAGTACTCTAAGGCTTTGCCATACTGTCCCAGACTGTCGTAAACTAAGCCAATATTGTTGAAAGTTCGCCCTTGACTGGCTGTGTCGCCAATTTGTTTGGCAATGGCTAAAGCTTGCTGATAGTACTCCAAAGCTTCGCCATACTGTCCTTGATTGTTGTACACTCCACCAATATTATTGAGAGTAATCCCTTCACCGCTGATGTCTCTGATTTGTTTGCTAATTGCTAAAGCTTGCTGATAGTAATCCAAAGCCTTGCCATACTGTCCCTGATTGTCATAAACCGCACCAATATTGTTGAGAAATGTGCTTTGACTTGCTTTGTCGTCAATTTGTTTGGCAATGGCTAAAGCTTGCTGATAGTACTCCAAGGCTTTGCTATACTGCCCCTGATTGATGTAAACTTCGCCAATGTTGTTGAGAGCTTTTCCTTTACTTGCTGTATCGCTGATTTGTGTGAAAATAGCTAAAGCTTGCTGATAGTACTCCAAGGCTTCGCCATACTGTCCTTGATTGTTGTACACTGCACCAATATTATTGAGAGTAATCCCTTCACCGCTGATGTCTCTGATTTGTTTGCTAATTGCCAAAGCTTGCTGATAGTACTCTAAAGCTTTGCTATACTGCCCCAGACTGTTATAAACTGCACCAATATTGTTGAGAGTTATGCTTTCCCCTGCTGTGTCGCCGATTTGTTTGTGAATGGGTAAAGCTTGCTCAAAGGTCTTTAACGCTTCTTGTAACTCTCCTTGATTTAACTGTTGAACGCCTAATATTGTCAGCCGCCATGCTTCGTCTCTGCGTTGTTGTGTTGTTTGCGCCTGTGCAGTCAGAGGAGTTTGCACAATTTTCCTTGTCTTTGATTCAGCAACACTCACAGATAAAGACAAGGAAAGCACTAAAGTAGCAAGAGAGAGGCATTTAAGACGGTAATCCACGATAAACAATCCTCCAAGTAGGGTGAGAGTAAATTACTTGCTAACTTTCTATATTTCTCACGCTTAGGGGGGTTATGCAAAAGTTTTGTCTGCGGTTAATAAATTTAACCCAACAAAGTTGAGTCAAAGATTGTTTGTACGAATTTTATACGTGTAATATCAATTCACGAAAAACCTGATAGATATAGATTTCTCGTAGGGGCATGGCATTGCCATGCCCCTAGCAGCGTATTTGTATCATTATTAAAATGAAATGGTATAAAGAGGTTGCAATTTAACCTCTTTACAGAGGTTATCAGTTATGCAAATTATGTTATCTCAAGCGTATTGATCTAAATGCAACTTTTCAGATTGTTAATGCATCGGTCGGTTATGCCATTGCATCGAGTGGTTATGCCATTACATCGGTCGGTTATGCCATTGCATCGAGTGATTATGCCATTGCATCGGTCGGTTATGCCATTGCATCGAGTGATTATGCCATTGCATCGGTCGGTTATGCCATTGCATCGAGTGGTTATGCCATTGCATCGGTCGGTTATGCTATTGCATCGGTCGGTTATGCTATTGCATCGAGTGGTTATGCCATTGCATCGACCTGCATCATTAATGCATTGGCTTGCCAAAATTAATCAATTTTTTGGCATTGCTGAGTAAAGATATGAATTTGTATCACGCAGAGGCACAGAGAATAAGAGTTTGAGAGTTTTAATTTTTGACTTTCATACTCAAATTCAGCAACGCCAATTTTTTTTAGCATTAAACTATTTAGCGATCACTTTAACCCACACAACACGCTTGCTCCTCTGTGTGAGATAATTAATGTTACAAAAAACGTAACCAGATAAAGTTAAAGCGATCGCTAAACTAAACTCAAGGTATTTTGACTTCGCAAACTGTTAGTCCTTTGGCTCGTTTCACAAATTTCTCATCAAACGTATAAAGTTGGCTATAATTTTGAGCCTGAGCGAGATGAAAAGCATCTGCGAAATCTAAGCCAGCCTCATGCCATTGCAGTACTTGAGTAATTAAACTCGCATTAGTAAGATGAACATTCGCTAAACCAAAAAGCTTTTGTAATGCTGCACATATTTCTGTTGATTTAAACTTATAGGCAAATCTTAAAACCCATTCTATTTCTAAAATGACAGTATCTGGTATAAAAACATGATTATTCTGAAAAAGTTCTAAACTCTTTTGGTACTGTAACTCATTATCTTGAGTCAACAGTCGTACTACAATATTAGTATCAACTGTAATCATGCCATAATTCCTCTGCACCTTGACGGATGGCATCTTCCATATCTTCGAGAGTCTTTGGTTTACCTTGATATTTTAAACACCCTGCAACATCATCCAAACTAGTTTCAGGAAATAACTTCTTCGGCTTTAGAAGAATCCCATCACCCATTTCAATTAGTATTAATTCCTGCCCTACTTCCCAGCCATAAGCTTTCCGCAATACTTCAGGAATAATTACTTGTCCTTCATTAGACAGTTTGATAATTTCCATCTCTGTGCCTAAGCAAAAAAGAAAGTGGTTATGACGTAGATATTATAGCGATAAAGGAAAACAAGGAATAATAATTATTTCCTCGCCCCTTCATCTTTCTCTGCGTAAGATAATTACCTGTTGCAAAAAACGTAACCAAATAAAGTTAAAGCGATCGCCCCGGATAAAATGCAAATGGAGGCAAGCTCAACTCAATGCCATCCATTAAACTCACACTCACCAAAAATTTCTCATTCCAGCCACCAACCACACGAGTAAACAAATAAGAATCACCCTGTTCTTGATTTGTCTCTTGTTCTAATAAAATGCTAGTTTGGTCACTCACCCGAAGTTTTAAACGTAATGGTAAAGCATCATGCGAAGCTGTGCCTAAAACTAACAACAATGTCCATAAATGGGGGTCTGATTCAGATAGGATATGCCAAGTTACAGCATACAACCGCAGCGGAATTCCTGCTAATAATAAATCGTGGTAAGCACCCCGCGCTTGAGAGGGAATTTCTAAACCTCTGTTTTGAAGTTGCGTGATAATTGCCTGAAATTCTTCTGTAGGCGATCGCATTGCCGCCGTAGGTGTCAAACTAGGTAACAGCACCCATGAAAATTGCTGCCCTAATTCATCCAATTCATCCCATAACCAACGCCCTACATTCAGCGCCGGCTGTGTCAACAATTTGAGTAAATCCTTTAAGCTGGTTTTTATTGAAGAATTATCTGCTTGCTGCGAATTGTAAACCCAATTGAGCAACTCTAGATTAGTAAGTACAGCAATTCCTTGCTCCCAAGTCAAAACTTCCCATAGTTCACTTTCTGGTGATTGCAATTGGGGTAACAATGCGACTAATTCGCTTTGCATTGTCGATAAAAGCTGAGTTCGACTCTTGACATCTGGTAAAGTAATTACATCTGGTTCTAAACAACGCAAATATAATAACAAGCGGTCTAGATTATTCTCAAACCAGCTTAAAGGTATCTGATAATTCCAGTCTTCCTCAGCTTGTAAATTCTCTCTTACCTGGTTTTCTACGAGTTGTTGATAAGATAAGAAATTAGAAACAACTGCCGATTCTTGTTCTTCTAAAACTTCTATCAATACATAAAAATGAGGAACATATTCTGGTAAATCTACGACTATTTTAGATAAAGGCACTTCCATATCAGAGAGGCTACTAGTGGAAATTAGGCAAAGTTTAAACTCTCCCACTTGTAAATTCGCTACAGATGCGATCGCATTGGCGAGCGGTGGCTGTAAAACTGTACAATGTTCTCGATTAATAGTTAGAGAATTGTTTCGTTCTTTTAGCCATTGCTCAAAAGCAAATAGCGCTAAAGCATTAATATAAGTTTGCCACTGCCGGGATGAATTGCGGATTGTATTACTAAGTTCCACAGCCTGATTAATTTGCTCATCTGAGAGAGGAATGGCGGCTGTATCCAGAACTTCAAAATCTAGGTTTAATTGAGTAGTATTACTTGATAAGTTTCTCATATTTACTTATTAATCTTATCGATATAGCGACATATCTGGTCAGCAAAAAGACTATTTTTTGTTGTGCGAGATTTTTTATCTGCCTCTTCTACTACCATAGCGATTTGCTCATCAAGGGCAGATGCAATCTGGTGTTCTAAAATTTGAATTCGTTCTAAATTAAAGTAATTTTGTGCCAAAACGAGGACGCGATCGCGTAGAATTAACATCAGTTGCTGTTGTACATCAGCACGAAATTCTTTGAGTTTGAGTAAACGAGTTACTGCATCTTGTGCGCGTAGCCCTACCTGTTT
This region of Nostoc sp. UHCC 0302 genomic DNA includes:
- a CDS encoding DUF1822 family protein — translated: MRNLSSNTTQLNLDFEVLDTAAIPLSDEQINQAVELSNTIRNSSRQWQTYINALALFAFEQWLKERNNSLTINREHCTVLQPPLANAIASVANLQVGEFKLCLISTSSLSDMEVPLSKIVVDLPEYVPHFYVLIEVLEEQESAVVSNFLSYQQLVENQVRENLQAEEDWNYQIPLSWFENNLDRLLLYLRCLEPDVITLPDVKSRTQLLSTMQSELVALLPQLQSPESELWEVLTWEQGIAVLTNLELLNWVYNSQQADNSSIKTSLKDLLKLLTQPALNVGRWLWDELDELGQQFSWVLLPSLTPTAAMRSPTEEFQAIITQLQNRGLEIPSQARGAYHDLLLAGIPLRLYAVTWHILSESDPHLWTLLLVLGTASHDALPLRLKLRVSDQTSILLEQETNQEQGDSYLFTRVVGGWNEKFLVSVSLMDGIELSLPPFAFYPGRSL